ttctttttgtttttttctaagctTTTCAGGAGAACTCATCGCTTGCCCCTCAACCTCCTTCTTTGCCCATGTCATAAATGTCTTTCAGAGGACCTGCCCAGCCACCACGCCCCTGACCCAAGTAAGGGTCTTCCTACCGACGGGCTCTCCCCTCCCGCCTGCGGTTCCCATCTTCTTCGTGGCCGCAGCCCAGTGCCTGCTCACAAAAGGTATTCCAGGAATATCGGTCGGGAAGACAAAAAGTGGCTGCCACTTACTTATCAGTTGGCACCCCGCCCTCCGGGAGGCTCTGCCTAGCTTTTCTGGCAGCCAGAGGCAGATCCTCAGGATCTAAGCCACGGGACTAAATTCCTGTCTCCGTCCCCAGCAAGAACCACAGTCTAATATCAGCATGCCATGGGGCATCCCATCTGGACCATAAATTTCCAGAGCTGTATGTTCCTACAGCCGCGGCTGTGACTCCGGGCGAGCCCATTGTGGGATTCCCTCCTTGCTTTTACTGAGTTTAGCTGTAACTAGCTGGGGTTTGCAAAGCCGAGTGTCCCACTCGGGCCTCCCTCAGACAGCAGGTGGGACGATCACAGACTGCCCACTGAGGTCCTGGATAACTGGGAGCTTTAGCACTGAGCATTTGGAAGGAGGGGTGGGCAAGAAAGGCTGAGGGAGAATCGGCAGCCAGTACCAGGTGACTGTGGGACGCAAGATCTGGCGATTGGGAAAAAgaaactgcacacacacacacacacacacacacatgagctAGGCCCTCCCACCTACCTTTTCCTTGTGGAGAGCTCTTTGGGCTCAAGGCGTCCTGACACGCAGTCCATAGTGTCTCCTCAAGGCATGTCCATCACAGGGCAGCAAGGGAAGGCACGAGGCTGCGTGAGTGGACCACACCCCCATCTCTGTCCTCTTGCCCCTGCCACCCCGCCCCTGACTGCACAGGCTGCCACACTCAACTACGATACTTCCATCCACAGAGACGTTGGTGGCTCTAACAGGAGGACAGGCAGAAGGACCCACTGGCTAAGCCATCCAGCAGATCTGTATCAAGGTAGACAAGTGCCCTGCCTCTGACTCTAGAATTCTAGGGTTTACTGGATGCCAGGAAGTGCGTTCTAAGCAACATACTTCTCTACAGAGTATGTCATAGGCAAGCCCACAGCTTTCAGGAGACCAGAACTTCGAGTGAACAGGAACACACTCCAAACATTTATTCAGTTGACATCGGCGATCTCCACACTCCTCAATGCCTCCACATAGCTTGGGCTGAGCCTGGATGAGGAAGTGGGACTGAGGAGGGGGGCCCGCCGCGGGACTGCCCCACGAGGGTCTGTGTGGCAGGATCCACGCTGGGTGCTAGGGAAACGTCTCCCAGCCCCAGACACCCCAGTCCCATGTGGAAACCCCAGGCTTCACACCTCAGCAGGGACATGgtgacaccccctccccctctctctctgcacaaTCAGCAAGCTGACTGCTTCAACACAGGGTCAGGTGACAGCCTGAGACCACACCCAGGTCCCACGCTGTCTCACTGCTCATGAGGGGTCTTCTCTCACAGAGGCTCTCCAAGATGGCAAGGAAGCCCCGCGCTCCCTCTGGCAGGTCGGCCGGCTCTCAGCCTGGGGGATGTCTGACCCACTCCTTCCAGGTGGGCAGGACACAGCCAAGGTCATGTGTGTGGCCTTGGCAGGTGACTGGGGCATCAGGCGGGGACGCTTTCGGGGCTCCAGCCTTGCTGCCAGTTCCTATTGTGTGGCTCTCTACAGGGTCAGGGGATGCCAACCGGAACTGGAGGAAAGGACATCTGAGCAGGAGTGGGAGGTCAGAGGAGAGGCCCGGTGCGAGACTCAGAAATAGGAGGGGGGGTGGGCCGGAGTGATCACAGGGCCACCAGGATACCCAGGGGCAGCACCAGGCACAGAAGCGGGAAGAAGCCTGCTGAGTCCCAAGAGCAAGCCCGACTCAAGCGATCAATGACCCAGTCCTTGTAGAAACTAACTTCTGTATAAATTCCGGGAAAATTTCTGCGACCGCAGCCAATGCCCCAGCTCACAATCCCCACCTGGACCCACGTCTTATTAAGTTCACAGACCAGGGGCCCCCCAGAGTCtccctggagagagagaaagaaacaaacacgGGAATGGAAGAGAATCAACATCAGAACTGGCTGGTGAGGAGATGGGCACGCGTGGGACTTCCCCaggactcccctcccccaggcatcCACCAGCCCTAGGTTCCTGGGAATATCAGATTTAAGGATTGAAAActttagcaaaccaaattcataTACGTATGCAAAAAATCATGTACCCAAAAAATGGAATAGAACCAAAGAAAACGTCTGTTGAGCTAATCATAATGAGTAAAGTCTTTAACTGAGCACACTGCCTGTCACACAGAAGGGGTACAAAACATGTGATTTGCAGTTTTGGTAATTTTCTGCCTGaatctcccctcctctccccaccccctctaaGCAGGCCAGCCAGCCGAGCCTTCGGCATTTTCCCCCTTGAAGCCCCTTGACGTGAATTAAGGGGAATGAAGGGGCCGGCGGATCCCACAGGCCCTGCAGCCTGCAAATGAGGAAATTGTGAGGGGACAACAAAGTGGCAAGACAGCCAAGGGCCCATGAACTGACCTGGCAGGCATCCTTTCCTTGGGCACTGTAACCACAGACCATTCCTTCCTTGACTAGGTCTCTGCTAGTTTCCATCTCTCTTTGGAGCATCGTGTTACATTTCTCATAACGGACAATGTTCAGCTCAGCCTCCCGTAGCTGTTTCACAACTCCCCCGGGTTGATCTGTGGAAATAATTTAGGAGCAGGTGGATCTGCCTAATGGAACAGAACAGGAGCCCCCGATGCCCACTCTTGGTCTCAGTGCAGCGTGTCCACCTAGAGACACCCCGTTAGGGCAGTGAATATGGTCCCCATTTGACACGGGAAGCAATGAGGCCCGAAGCTGATGTCGGGGAGAGGAGGAGGTAGGAATCAAAACCAAGGCAGGAGAAGGGACAACAGATCAGGACAGGAAGAGGTGAAGCCTTACCAGCTCTGAGAAATCAAAACCAACTCTCTGTCCCTCTGAGTATCTTTAGGAATCATGACAGTTGTCCTGTCCATCCACGAAGTGGCTTCATTTTTGAGCAGGGTCATAAATTCTTGGACAGGTAGTGTCCCAAAGGTACCAAATCCAACCTCTCCCCAGGGATAGAAAGCCCAAAAGCCTCGCCAAGAGGAGTTCTCTGGGCTCTTTTCACTCACAGGAAGCTCCCCGTCCACCAAGGCAAGGACTTCCGGTTGGGACAGCTCCCATGAGCAGAGAGAGCAACACCAGCACCCCCTGAGCTAAAATCCACTCTAGAGAGAACCCTAGAGAGAACCCCAGGTCCTGAAACTCTAATCAAAATGTGGAACACCAACAAATGACTCCCTACCGGCATcttctcccccactcctccctcaCCCGCTTGCTAGAAaatggcctccctgcctcccccttgAGCTTGTAGGCCAACTGCTGGGCACGAGGCAACCCCTTGCCTGGCCTGAGCTTCACATCTTGCTTCAGTCTTACCTGCTTCGTTGAGCTTCCCCCATCCAGTCACCCAGCACTCGGTACCACCTTGTACCATGAACGCCTGTTTGGGGAGGCACACAGGCTGGATGTGGGAGGAAAAATTCACAGGGAACTCAAGCAGAGCAAGGGCAATGTCATTTTCAATTAATCCGATAGGATTGTAATCTTGATGAATAACGATGTCTTGGACGGGGATCTCGATGGCCATTCTGGAGGTATGCTCCTCCGTGAAGATGTGTCCCAGCTTTGCCGTGTACTCCACATAGCTGCAGAGAGATCCTAGGGCTCTACCCTCCCCTTCCTCATCTTCTGGGCCTTCCCAGCCTGGGCCTCTCTCCACCAAccactgccctcccccccaccaccacggCCCATCCCGGGACCCCTGGTCAGTCTACCCAGTGGTGCTCCAAGTCTGGTTCCCTGGTGAGGAGCATCCGCCTAGAGAGGCAGGTGCTCAGATCGCGCTCTGGTCTATATCAGAGACGGGCTGTTGAGGACCGGCAATCTGTGTTTTCACAAACTCTGCGGGTTTATCCACGCTCGAAAGTTTAAACCATCGATCTAGCCACAATGGTTTACTGTACTCCCCTCTTCTTAAGTATTCCCCCTTGCTCACACACTGGCTTGAAGCTAATCAGCACAAGCTTTGAACCCAATTTGGGGTCTTAATCTTTCAGGCTACTAAGGGCCCTACCATCACCTACCACCGGCCGCAGCCTGAAGGGCAGGATCTATGACCCTTCTTCTTCAGATGAGGGAAAGGAAGCTCAGGGAAGGGGACAGGTCACAGAGCCCCAGACACTCACCTAAATATGCAGTGGGCAGCGGTCAGCACCCACCGACTGGCAATGAGGGAGCCTCCGCACATGTGTCTGTCATTGATCTGCAGGCTCACCTGCCAAGGCCACTTCCCCTCTGCGGCGGGGAATCCGCCCACTATCCTCATGGACCTCCGGCCGCATCCTGCGCAGGTCAGTGAAGGGAGGGGACCGAAAGTAAAGCCACTGACCGCACCACCCGCAGAGCCGGGATAATGCTCAGAAGTCTAGAACCCTCAAAGCAAGGCCATGTCCCTcagaccccccaccccaccccccggagCAGCTCTGTATCCCATAAGGCTCCTCGGAGAAGGGCCACGCATCCCCATCCGAGCTCAAGCGCAGGGCTGGGGCCACTCCGACCCCCACCCTCACTCCCCCGGGAAAAGCCATCTCCCCAGAGCAGGGTCCCGTCCCCCTCGGCCCCCTCAGTCCCCTCGGCCCCCTCGGCCCGGCCAGTTCTCCGCGGCCCAGAAACATCACCTGCAGGAAACAGCGGCTTTGCCGTGGCCACATCCCTGTACGAGCCAGAGGCACCTGGGGTGACCGCCACCACGTGGGGGGATGCGGCAGCCTCTTGGGGCCCCGGGGTCGCAGACTGTCCCTCAGCCCTCCACACGCTCGCGCCGGGGACCTCGTGGCCGCCCCCCGAGGACGACGGGGAGGTGGGTGCCGAGGAGGGTGGGGGCGACGCGGACCCGCTCTGTGCCCCAGCGAGCCAGGGCTGGAGGAGCAGCAGCCAGAGCAGGAGGCCGGGGGAGCCGCCACCCGGGGACGCCATGGGCCCTCCACGCCGCGCCTCTCGCCACGCCCCCTCGCGGCGGCCCGCGGCCCTGCACTCGCGCAGGGGGGAAGCCGGGTCCCGCCGCGCCCCCTGTGGGGCCTGACGGTCGCGGAGCCCTTcagccccccgccccaccgcccccctccccccgcccgctCGCCGCCGTGATCGGGCCTGCTGGGCGGACTCGCACCGCTGCCTTGGAGATGACACTGCCCCTCCTCGGGGACAGAGCCCAGAGCAAGGGCAAAcgcaaaccacagtgagatctcGGGACGGCCGGAACAGACTGGCGAAGAGAAACAATCGCGACAACACCCCGGACTGACGCGGGTGCAGAGGTCCTGCATCACCCAGACGCTGTGGTAGGAAAGTAAAATACTACAGCCTCTCCAGCAGACAgactggcagtttcttataaaactaaatatgccATTACGGTATGACCCAGTCATTGCGTTCCTGGACACTGATCCCAGAGAAGTAAAgctatacacacagacacacacacacacagacacacacacacacagacacacacacacacacacacacacccctgtacGAATGATTTTAGTAGCTTTGTTCCGAATAGCCAACATCTGGAAACAGCCTTATAGTAGACAGAATACTGCCATCCCAAAAATGTCCTattctaatccctggaacctctgaatatgttaccttacatggcaaaaggaacgtgaataaatgaaaactcttttttttctaatattttatttatttgtttgacaaacagaaatcacaagcaggcaggcagagagagagaggaggaggaagcaggctccccgctgagcagagagcccgatgtggggctcgatcccaggactccgagatcatgacctgagccgaaggcagaggctttaaaccattgagccacccgggcactccAGTAAATGAAAACTCTTGAGCGGGGACATTATCCTGGAATACGTACATGAACATGGCTGCCGTGCTTGGCTGTTCCTCCTATCAAGAAATGAAGTCAGGCTGTGGTATGAGCAGCCTATCGCTGGGGCTCTAAGACCCTGCAAAGCCCATGGTTGCTAGGATTGCTGTGGTAGAGTAAAAATGCTGTAGGAGTCCCTGCTATGTCCTAATCATACAGTCACAGCATAGACCCCGATAGTACTAGAGCAAGGCTACAGTGTCTGCAGCAAAGAAATTTGAAAAGCAGCTCCTAGCGCCCTCCTGCACCCCAGCGGGAAACCAAGTGCCAGACCGAGGAACATCAAGTGACTGAGACTCCTGCGCCTCCTATCAGAAAGGAGATGTTCAGCCGGACTAACCAAGCTGTCAACTCGGCTGGACAAAGCAATTCATCGTTCAATGGACGTGAGCCGTTTGGAATTGGATTATCATGACAGGTCTTGAAGACACGAGGAAGCTGCACAAAAATAATGGCTTTGACCTCCATATCAGCCGCTTGTATTGAATTAAAGTTTCTCCCTCGGTTCGTGCCCCTAGCCTTTTAAGGAGTGTCCTATGACCAGCCgataaaagaggagaaaaccGAGGCCTCGTTCACAGCTGGGCCCAAAATCTCGGTGCCAACTGGAAACAGATTGCTGTTGCTCTAGAACCTCAGTGTGATGGGGAGAGGTCCTATGCACAGAGCTTCGAACAGAACACCTGCTCTTCAGCTTGGTGTAAAAGGAGAAGTGGCCTGAGTAAGAATATACATGAACACCCGCACAATAATGAATGGGTTGTCTGGTTGGAGCAAAACTCCAAGATCTGGGGAAGGAGCACATGAATGGACCAAGGGGAGCAGAAACAAAGTGTgtagtcttggggcgcctgggtggctcagccggttaagcatctgccttcagctcaggtcatgatcccagggtcctgggattgagccccgcatcatctTACTTACTTCTGAAGAAGAGAAGTAAGagttgcttctctctccctctgcaactcccccaacttgttctctctctctctctcaagtaaacaaaactcttaaaaaaaaaaaaaaaggatgtagcCTTTTCTATTCTGTGCCAGTTCCCACCAATGAGTACCCACTCAATAACCAAGTGGATAAGATACCCCCCCCAACTAGAAATCAGCTAACACTCGTCCTTATCAGCCTCCATGCTTGCACAGTGTGTCCATGAACGGAGTATTTGTGTTGGCACGATTGGAGGCTATTCATTCACCCAATAAAGCAATGTGGGCTTCCTCTGACCAAAGCTGCTAGAGCTCCTACGGCTGCGGAAAGTCCAGTCTGTTAGCATTCAAAGTCAGTGCCAGCCCCCCCAAAATGCTACATCCCGGAAGGAGACCAACTGGCTATTTGGTGGTAGGATGATCATTTCGATTTCTTTCCACCCTGGAGGACTAGCTGTTCATTCTTACTAGATTCAATGCATTTCAGTACTCGGCAGTACTGTGCTATGTAAGATCCCAAGACGCTAAATCAGGCACTCCACGAGTCCACTGATAGTGGTTCTGGCAAAGGCGTTATAGGCGGACAACACATTTTAGATTTCTAATAATTAAATACTTTTGTGATAACAGTAGTGATATAAGTAAACGTGATTTTTTATACTGTGTAATGAAATGTGCCAACATTTGGTAAATCTACCTAACTAGGtaaaccagtattttccaaagattttacaAAATTAGGTATGGTACAAGAGCCGTTCAAGGTGAAAGACCAATAGATTTTAATGGAATGAATACAGAAAGTTCAAAAAGTTTCATATGCTCCATTACAAGACATTTAAAATTGGGAAGTCCTTAATATTTCCTAACAATGCTACCATTTCTGGCCTACCTCATGTCTCTAGAGACCAGTTTCCATCTGATATCATTTT
The sequence above is a segment of the Meles meles chromosome 20, mMelMel3.1 paternal haplotype, whole genome shotgun sequence genome. Coding sequences within it:
- the LOC123932205 gene encoding serine protease 44-like gives rise to the protein MASPGGGSPGLLLWLLLLQPWLAGAQSGSASPPPSSAPTSPSSSGGGHEVPGASVWRAEGQSATPGPQEAAASPHVVAVTPGASGSYRDVATAKPLFPAGCGRRSMRIVGGFPAAEGKWPWQVSLQINDRHMCGGSLIASRWVLTAAHCIFSYVEYTAKLGHIFTEEHTSRMAIEIPVQDIVIHQDYNPIGLIENDIALALLEFPVNFSSHIQPVCLPKQAFMVQGGTECWVTGWGKLNEADQPGGVVKQLREAELNIVRYEKCNTMLQREMETSRDLVKEGMVCGYSAQGKDACQGDSGGPLVCELNKTWVQVGIVSWGIGCGRRNFPGIYTEVSFYKDWVIDRLSRACSWDSAGFFPLLCLVLPLGILVAL